A portion of the Ignavibacteria bacterium genome contains these proteins:
- a CDS encoding diaminopimelate epimerase has product MKKQISFTKLTGAGNDFILIDNRGEEISLPWDILAKKLCDRNFGIGADGLLIVEHSNDSDFEMKYFNSDGSYGGMCGNGGRCIAHYYFLTKKRKKKTYFRALGETYIALKKSQTISIKMKDVFVMPSTLSLRINSHILPAYFLDVGSPHAIIFYEDFQKFVSKKFSFHSLPVEELGKSVRENKTIFPLGTNVDFVQKKSNNTIKIRVYERGVEAETLACGTGAVASALVTSWKFNMSSTVTIIPKSNQKLYVSYSKKVNTFKNIWLEGNAQMVFQGSIFVEL; this is encoded by the coding sequence ATGAAAAAGCAAATTTCGTTCACAAAACTTACAGGTGCAGGTAATGATTTTATACTAATTGACAATAGGGGAGAAGAGATTTCGTTACCTTGGGATATTCTTGCAAAAAAATTATGTGATAGAAATTTTGGAATTGGCGCTGATGGCTTACTGATCGTTGAACATTCAAACGATTCCGATTTTGAAATGAAATATTTTAATAGCGACGGAAGTTACGGTGGAATGTGCGGCAATGGAGGACGATGTATTGCTCATTATTATTTTCTCACAAAGAAACGTAAGAAAAAAACATATTTCAGAGCGCTTGGTGAAACATACATTGCATTAAAGAAATCGCAAACAATTTCTATTAAAATGAAAGATGTATTTGTAATGCCAAGTACGCTTTCACTACGTATCAACAGCCATATACTTCCTGCATATTTTCTAGATGTTGGTTCACCGCATGCAATAATATTCTACGAAGATTTTCAAAAATTCGTTTCAAAGAAATTTTCGTTTCATAGTCTTCCAGTTGAAGAATTAGGAAAAAGCGTAAGAGAAAATAAAACAATATTTCCTTTAGGAACAAACGTAGATTTCGTCCAGAAAAAATCTAACAACACTATCAAAATACGTGTGTACGAGCGAGGAGTCGAAGCAGAAACGCTTGCTTGTGGAACCGGTGCTGTTGCAAGCGCGCTCGTTACTTCATGGAAATTTAATATGAGTTCGACTGTTACTATAATACCGAAAAGCAACCAAAAACTCTATGTATCGTATTCTAAGAAAGTTAACACATTTAAGAATATTTGGCTTGAAGGAAATGCTCAAATGGTATTTCAGGGAAGCATTTTCGTAGAACTATGA
- a CDS encoding acetyl-CoA carboxylase biotin carboxylase subunit, whose protein sequence is MKKILIANRGEIALRIMRTCKEMNIATVSVYSEIDRMMPFVSYADEAYCIGAAPAKESYLDAVKIIDVAWKSKADAIHPGYGFLSENSSFAKFAEESGIVFIGPSANAIETLGDKTKAKQLLRNSNVPIIPGIDEPITDLQQAKGIAQKISYPVLIKAAAGGGGKGMRIVESEAEFENAVRLCQNEAMNAFKDSRVFIEKYLHNPRHIEIQILGDVYGNIVHLGERECSIQRRHQKIIEESPSPIMTNALRNKMGNAAKEVAKLANYSNAGTVEFLMDDKENFYFLEVNTRLQVEHPVTELVTGIDLVREQIRVASEEEISFTQEDIILRGNAIECRIYAEESFNNFYPSTGKITYMRSPSGIGIREERGIEEGNEISLYYDPMISKLISYSSSRIFAIQRMIRALNEYVISGVATNIPACLQILEHQDFLEGTIDTNFLQRNFPSGFQEKKLQEEALVAAIATVLHKHRTLVVTKKNSTIGSQWKNKKLEQYR, encoded by the coding sequence TGAATATTGCAACAGTATCTGTGTATTCAGAAATTGATAGAATGATGCCGTTTGTTTCTTACGCAGATGAAGCATATTGCATAGGAGCGGCACCTGCAAAAGAGAGTTACCTTGACGCGGTGAAAATTATTGATGTTGCATGGAAGTCAAAAGCAGATGCTATTCATCCGGGATATGGATTTCTATCAGAGAATTCTTCGTTTGCAAAATTCGCTGAGGAAAGTGGAATTGTATTTATCGGTCCATCTGCGAATGCAATTGAGACTCTTGGAGATAAAACCAAAGCAAAACAACTTTTACGAAATTCTAATGTTCCCATAATTCCAGGAATAGATGAACCGATTACCGATTTACAACAAGCAAAAGGAATAGCACAAAAAATTTCGTATCCGGTACTTATCAAAGCAGCAGCAGGAGGCGGGGGAAAGGGAATGCGGATTGTCGAATCGGAAGCGGAGTTTGAAAATGCAGTTCGTTTATGTCAAAACGAAGCGATGAATGCATTCAAAGATTCGCGCGTGTTTATAGAAAAATATCTACATAATCCTCGGCATATCGAAATACAAATTCTTGGTGATGTTTATGGAAATATCGTTCATCTTGGAGAACGCGAGTGCTCCATACAACGACGACATCAAAAAATAATCGAAGAGTCGCCATCACCAATTATGACAAATGCGTTGCGAAACAAGATGGGAAATGCAGCAAAAGAAGTTGCAAAACTTGCAAATTATTCTAATGCAGGAACAGTGGAATTTTTAATGGATGATAAAGAGAATTTTTATTTTCTTGAAGTCAACACACGATTGCAAGTAGAACATCCTGTAACCGAATTAGTTACTGGGATCGATTTGGTACGAGAACAAATTCGTGTCGCATCGGAAGAAGAAATTTCTTTTACGCAAGAAGATATAATCCTACGCGGAAATGCAATTGAATGTAGAATATACGCTGAAGAATCTTTTAATAATTTTTATCCTTCAACGGGAAAAATAACATATATGCGTTCGCCGAGTGGAATTGGTATTCGAGAAGAAAGAGGAATTGAGGAAGGGAATGAAATATCTCTGTATTACGACCCGATGATTTCTAAATTAATTTCCTATTCATCGTCACGAATATTTGCCATACAACGAATGATACGCGCACTTAACGAATATGTAATAAGTGGTGTTGCAACGAATATTCCGGCGTGTCTTCAAATTTTAGAACATCAGGATTTTCTTGAAGGAACGATTGATACAAATTTTCTTCAAAGAAATTTTCCATCAGGTTTTCAAGAGAAGAAACTTCAGGAAGAAGCGTTAGTTGCTGCAATTGCTACCGTATTGCACAAGCATCGCACATTAGTTGTAACAAAGAAAAATTCAACAATAGGTTCACAATGGAAAAATAAAAAACTGGAACAGTATCGATGA
- a CDS encoding acetyl-CoA carboxylase biotin carboxyl carrier protein subunit, which translates to MKKKLREIVEVDGVAIALEFSNEQNVAADELRFTISYLEKSKNIFSLIINEKIYDGVLHQLSDETYSVMISQKNYQTKIIKETENTYRKYKKDTDEKKNVVMYAPMPGLITKIFVRVGDRITIGTRICILEAMKMENDIHAMESGEVAQIYINEKSIIEKGEKIIAIR; encoded by the coding sequence ATGAAAAAAAAATTAAGAGAAATCGTTGAAGTAGATGGCGTAGCAATAGCGCTGGAATTTTCCAACGAACAAAATGTTGCGGCCGATGAATTGCGTTTTACAATTTCTTACTTAGAAAAAAGCAAAAATATATTTTCATTGATTATCAACGAAAAAATATATGACGGTGTGTTGCACCAACTTTCCGATGAAACATATTCGGTAATGATTTCTCAGAAGAATTATCAAACGAAAATCATTAAGGAAACAGAAAACACTTACAGGAAATACAAAAAAGATACAGACGAAAAAAAAAACGTAGTAATGTATGCGCCAATGCCTGGATTAATTACGAAAATATTTGTTCGCGTCGGTGATAGGATTACCATTGGAACACGAATTTGTATTTTGGAAGCAATGAAAATGGAAAATGATATACATGCAATGGAAAGTGGAGAAGTAGCGCAAATCTACATTAATGAAAAGTCCATAATAGAGAAAGGAGAGAAAATAATAGCGATTAGATAA